The Bacteroidales bacterium DNA segment GACGTTGTCATCGAAGGAACCGGAGTTTTCCGTTCGCGTGAAAGTAACAAAGGGGGCTATGGTGATCACCTGAAAAACGGCGCCAAGAAGGTAATCCTTTGCGTTCCGTCAAAAGACCAGATTGATGCTACCATCGTGCTTGGCGTCAATGATAGCGACCTAAAAGACAGTCATCAGTGTATCTCAAATGCATCCTGCACCACCAACTGTATGGCGCCTGTTGCCAAAGTACTTCACGACAGGTTTGGCATCGAAAATGGATTTATGACCACTATCCACGCCTACACCAACGACCAGGTGATCCTCGATGGACCGCACAGTGATTTGCGTCGTGCCCGTTCGGCAGCATTATCACAAATCCCTACCACAACAGGAGCTGCCAAAGCGGTGGGTAAAGTAATCCCCGAACTCAATGGAAAACTCGACGGTCTGGCCATCCGCGTTCCCACGCCAACAGGCTCACTTGTCGACCTGGTATTGAATCTCAAGGTGGAAGCCACCAAGCAGGAGATCAACGCAGCCATTAAAGAAGCTGCCGAAGGTCCGATGAAAGGTATTTTGGAATATACCGAAGACGAAATTGTGTCGGTCGATATTATTCACAATCCGCACTCCTCAATTTTTGACGCTTCCAGTACTATGGTAAACGGAAAAACAGTGAAAGTGCTTGCATGGTACGACAACGAATGGGGCTACTCAGCACGTGTGGTTGACCTGGTGAATAAGCTTTTCTAATGCATTGAACATAAAAAACTAAACCTGACAGGTTTCGGAAATCTGTCAGGTTTTTTTTACAACCCCAGAAAGTATTTCTGGTAAACGGCAAAAAAAGAAAATGCCTGTTTCTCTGTGAAATCACCGGAAGGGAGTGTCATTAACTGCTTTCCTACATGGTCCCAGATAAATGTTCCTTCAGGTGTGATAAAACCAAAACCATCATTGAATGCATAGTAAGCAAATGGTGTGTCATAGCTGCCAAGAAGGTTCCGGGAAAACCTGAATTCCTGGGCATCCGTTGAAAGTTGATACAACAAGGTTTGTGGAAGATCTGTCTGGCTTCCGATCTGGTCAATAGTGCCAGTTTTCTCCAACACTCCACCGATCCACAACATCGGGATGGAATATTTCTGGGGAGAAAAATAAAGTGAATTCCCCGGATATCGATGACCATGATCGGCAATAAGCACAAACAAAGTGTTTTGATAAACAGGCTTTTGCTTTACATTTTCAAAAAACCATACCAACCAGTGGTCGGTATATTGAATGCTCTTAATAAATTTCTCTTCTTCTGTTTTTACCGGGTAATCAAAATCTTCCGGAATATCAAACGGTTCATGACTACTAAGGGTAAAAATCATTTTGAAAAATGGAGCCCTGGCTGTATCCATTTCTTCAAGAAGTCGCGAAAAAACATACTCATCATGAACACCCCATTTCGATTTGATTTCACTACCCGTAAAGTCCTTTTCGGTAACCATTCTTTGGAATCCTGAATTGGTGAGATAGGCCTGCATATTCGAAAAGCTGGGATCTCCACCATAATAAAAAGCTGAATGATAGCCCAATTCAGCAAGTGAATTTGTTAAAGTGGGCAACTTCGATACCTTAACAGTATTCTTTATAATAGCTTGATGGGATTGTGCAGGGAAACCACTCAAAATTGCCACAAGACCTTTATTGCTTCTGTCGCCTGAAGCATACATATTGGAAAAAAAAAGTCCATCGTTTGCAAGTAAATTGAAGCCTGGTGCAGCATTTGGCACCCCACCGGCCCTTTCAATGATTTTTGAAGTAAACCCCTCAAGCAGTATAAGCACAATGTTTGGGTGCTCACAGTTTAAAATCAATGGAGCCCGGGATTTTTCTTCCATCATCAATCCGAATGTTTTGACTGCGGTTTCATGTGGTATGATGTCGGGATACTTTTTATTCGAATCCCCAGCATTTAACAAACCATAGAAGAAATTCCATGCAGGATTGAGCGCTGCATGATTGCTAAAAACATGATGACTAAAATAAACTTTCGCCGGATTCATTGGGGCAATCCCAAATCCTCCCCGAATGGGAATAATTGCAACCCCTGAAATCAACAGGAATACCAGGGTTTGATAAAATTTTACCGGCTTGAATTCAATTTTTTGAACCAACATCCTGAAAAGCCAGTAAAATCCTGCAAATAATAGGGTTCCCATTAGGATTAAGAAAATGGTTGTTGAAACATTTTGTGAAGCCATCGCCTCAGCAGGAGTTTCCAGGTAAAAGAGTGGTGTTGCATCAATCCTGAATGACCAGTGACGATAAAGTTCCAAATCTGTAACGGTAATAAAAACTAAAACAAATAGCATGATCAGTGTCAGCCATTTAAAAACAATTCTGGTGATCGGTGGGGAAAAGTAAAACACTCCGGTCACTAACGAGGACAGCAATAAAATATAACCGGTTACTGATGCATCCATCCACAAACCGTTAAAAAAAATACCACACCATTCCTTCATCAAAAACGATGAGGCCATCTGATGATGATAGATTAAAAAAGACAACCTGGTGAATGAGAAAAATCCCATCCAGAAAATGCAATACCGCAACAAATAGATTAACCTACTTTTCACAGATGATAAAATTAAGAAGCAAAAAAAACGATTGCCTGTTTGGTATAAAGGTGTACATTACCGCTTCAATAAATGTTGTCAGTTTATATTCCCAATTTTTCTTTCAGCTTTTTTAGTCCGCTTTTACTTACATTGATCTCACGGTTGTTCTTCAGGATCAGCATGTAATTCTCCTTTGAGTAAGGTTCGATGGAGGCAATCTGGTCAATGGCGACGATAAATGAGCGGTGAACACGGATAAAGTGGTTGTCAGGGAGATGATTCTCAAAATAGGTAAGTGGTTTTTGCTTCAGGTATCTTGCCCTGGCAGTGTGAATCTCTACATAATCGTCGGCAGCTTCAAGGAGTATGATTTCCTCAACCGGGATCACATCGAGCTTGCTGCCCGATTTAACCACAACCCTGTTTAGCATTTCATGGCCGGAGTCGAGTTCATTTTTGAGGAGATCCAGTTCACCCGAATCATGCTTACCGGCATTCAGCCTTTGTAATGCCCTGGCTATGGCTTCGTCAAACCGTTTTTGACTGTATGGTTTCAGCATGTAATCCACTGCACTGTGCTCAAACGCTTTTAAAGCAAATTCGTCGTGAGCTGTTGAGAAGATGATAACCGGCGGATTGTCGAGAACTTCAAGCAATTCAAACCCATTAATCTTAGGCATTTGAATGTCAAGAAACACCAGGTCGGGTTTGAGTTCGTTGATGGATTTTAATCCGGCGAATCCGTTTTCACACTCCTCCACCACCCGGATTTCGGGATGCTTTTCCATATATTTCAGGATAACCTTCCGGGCAAGTTCTTCGTCATCAATGATGATGGCTGTTATCTTGTCTTTTTGCATAACAGATCAGGCATTTTTATTTTGCAAATATTCCTTCGAGTCATTAATAAAACTGCAAATATCAGATAAATCACGATTCAATCAGACCATCTCCATCCTGAAAAAAGATTTATATCCCAAAGGATAATTTCTGTTTCACACAGTTTAAGCATTTGAAATGCCTGATTAACTAAGAACGGCTTACCATTGTCATTCGAAAGTTAAGTTAAAACAGGTATTGTCAAATGGATTGTAAAATAATTTCCGGTTTTTTCGATATTTACCAGGTCGGTGCGATGGAAATGCAGCATCAGTCGTTTTTGCACGTTGGCAATGCCAATGCCTTTTCCTTTTTTGGAAATGCTGCCCGGTGTGAAGTTATTGCTGATGCTGATACGCAGCCACTCATTTTCAGCACGGCACGTAGTTGTAACAGTAACCTGGTCTGTGCTTTCGTTCAACCCATGCTTGATGGCATTCTCGTAGAGTGGCTGTAAAATCATGTTAGGAATTTTTCGGTCAAGACAAACCTCTTCCAATTCTTTTTCAATCACCAGCCGGTTTCCAAAGCGGATTTTCTCAATTCCGAGATATCTGTCAATATTTTCCAGCTCCTCCCTCAGGCTGATCTGCTCGTTTTCATTCCCCCTGACTGTATAACGAAGGAATTCTGACAATTCGACGATCATTTCTCTTGCTTTGTCAGTATCGGTAATCATTAGTGCATTGATGGAATTCAGGCTGTTGAACAGAAAATGAGGATTGATCTGTGATTTCAGCAGGTTGAGTTCCGATTCCTGGATGGCCTGCTTCAGTTGATTTTCCTGCATAAGCTTCTCATGATAATCACGGTAATAACTGATCAGGTAATAAACCATTACTATTACGGCATACAACAGAAAGCCATAAACAAACCGCCATGGGATGGTCTGGTTGAGAAAATCGATGTAACCTGCTTTATTTTGAAAAATAGTAGAAAGGACGAAGTAGCCGCCAAAAAGCCACAAAAGCACCACCACGGCGCCGGCTACCAAATGGTCGGCCAGCACGAGGTGATACTTCTGTTCGCTTAACGTCAGGTGCTGCACGATATACCATGTTCCGATCCCTAAAAAAAACATGAGGACTGTATAAACGGCAGCATCGGCAAAGGCAACTCCCATCGGGTACCCGAAGAAAAAGGTCAAAATGATAAAATGAAACAAAAAAATGATGGCAAACGATAGAAGGTAAACGATGAAATGCCTGCGCTGGGTAATAATTGGGTTAAGCATAATGGTTCAGGTTTTGCATGAGGAGATGGGTTTCCGTTCTCTTTTTTCCTCCAATGGTTTCTAATAGCTCTTCAGTTCTCCTCCTCCAAAAATAACAAGCCCTTTTATAGTAATCCGCTTTTTATTGCCCGTTGACTCCTCCATGTTTTTATAGCGTTTATCGGAAAAACCGCCAAATACACTTACTACATCCATCCGGATTTCCCAATCCGGTGGCACAACCAATGTGGATCCGCCAAAGATGTAAAGCACTTCAAGGAAATTATCGTCTTCCGAAAGCTCAGCTTTGCTAAAGTTCAGCTCAGACCCGCCAAAGATGTTGGTGATCTTGCCCCCCCGGAAATTTTTTGTGGTGATCACTTTCTGGTTCCCCCCAAAGATGGCCACTTCATCAATAAATTCATCACTTTCTCCAACGGGTGTTCCCTTTTTTGGCCAGCCTGGTTCATCTCTTCTTTTAGCATTGTGTCCGAAAAGCAGTGAAGCTCCAATGATGATAAGCACTGTGGGCCACAGGATACTCCATACCGATACTGAAAAGTAATTCATTTTGGCGATCAGAAAAATGGCGCCGATGGCGATCAGAATCAATCCTGTGACCCGCTCTTTTGAGGTGAGTAAACTCACTACGCCAATCCCGATCAGCAACATCTGCCAGGAGATGATATACAGTGAAATGTCATAAGGAATTACCTTCAGCGAATTGATGAGCAATAATACTCCGGCAGTGATAATCAGCACCGCCACTGCAACTGTTCTTGTTTGATTTTGTGTTGACATGATGTTTTACTTTTAAAGTTTTACAATAAAAATTCGATGCAGCAAAAATAACCTCAGCAACCACATGAAATCAAGCTAAAATCGGTAAACCAACGATTTTTACCGGTGAATGTACGTATCAACAGGAGCAAAGTCAAGTAAGAGAAGTGCAAAAAGCAGGTTGAGCGTATTGAAAAATTTGGTCTTTTTACAGTCCTAATCCCCCTTTGCCGCGATAGAGCCTGAGCGGGCCATCAAGTTCGACCTTAAGTACAGTCATGTATTTATCGGAAAAATTTTCCGGAACATCAATGTAAACCAGGCCGGGCACAGCACTCCATGAGATTTTACCCACCATCTTCCAGTCAACAGGCCGGTCTTGCCCAACCACGCTGATGTTTCTGATATCGTTGAACAATCCTTTGATAACGACTTGTCCGATCGGATTTCCTGCCAAAAACAAAAAGACAGAAGTACTGTCTTTGGAAATGGTGGTTGGTCCGTAAAAGTGTCCCAACGGCACTCCGGCAAGGGTATTAAAAATTGCCTCCTCATGCTTGCTTGTCCAGTTTCCTAATTCAGTCAGAATATTGACCTGTTCTTCCGGAATGAAACCATCTTCCCTTGGACCAATGTCGAGCAGCAGGTTCCCACCATGGCTGATGGCATCAGCAAAAATGGAAATAACTTCGTAAGGAGTTTTGAATGCCGTATCGCGTGGTTGCCAACCCCAGGAATCATTGGTGGTCATGCACAGTTCCCAGTAATCAAAATCAGGACGCGAAACCGGGAAGTTTTGCTCAGGAGTTTCATAATCGCCGAATCCCTGCAGCCTCCCATTGATGATCGCTCTGGGATTGTGATCCAGGATGGTTTTGCGTAGTTTCTCTGCCTGCCACTCCTCAGCCGAATGTTCCCAGTCGCCGTCGAACCACCACAAGTCGGGGTTGATCAGTTGCAGCAATTCATCCATCTGCCCCTGGTAAAAGGAAAGAAAACGATTCCACCTGGCCGGATCCTGTTTTGCATCGTAACGCGAAGAATCCCTTAGAAATCCGGGATAATCAGGATAAGACCAGTCAATCAGACTGTAATACAGCCCCGTTTTAATTCCTGCCTTGCGCAGCTCGTCAATAAAAGGGGTGAGCACATCGCGCCGGGCAGGTGATTGTCGCGGGATGCTCAAATCATTCATTTTTGTATCCCACAATGCCACACCGTCATGATGTTTGGATGTAATCACTGCGTACCGTGCTCCGGAACGCCTGACCAGAACAGCCCATGCTTTCGGATCATAGTCCGAGGCCGTGAACCCTCCGATCTGTTTCAAGTAATCATCATGTGAGATGCGCTTGTTGTGAAACGCCCACGATTCACTCGTCCCCTGCACAGAATAGATACCCCAATGTATAAATATGCCAAGTTTGGCATCGGCAAACCATTGCATCCTCTCTGTTGATGGTGACTGAGGCCTGCAGGTAACGGATAAAAAAAATATCCCGAAAAACAGTAACCAGGTTTTCTTTTTAGATGAAAAACAACAATTTTTCATGATTGATAGTCCTTAAAATTGGTAACGAAAGTAAAAATATTTTTGCTTTAGCTGAAAAATGCTTTTGATATTCGGAAAAATGAAGATTTTCATTAAATATTCTGACATTCTGGAACATGAGATTTACTTTGATACTGGTTATCAGTTGTTTAAAAATGGAAATATTTTTTCTTACAATTGTTGCAGCAATTGTACTTTGAGGTAATATTGCACGTTTTTTTGTTACATGTTTTTCAATATTAAGACATTAATAATCAACCTTTTAAAATATTTTTATGAGCACTTTGCAAGAATTAAATTCACAAGACCTGATTCAAAGGGACTTACAAGACGAAGATGAGCCTCCGAGCCTGCATGGGCTTTCAACATCATCAACCGACGAAACTGTTGAGGAAATACCCTTTTTAGCCCGTTCCACCGACGGGATTCCACCCACCTCCATGCGTTTCTTAAAAGCATGGTTCCCCGAAGCCACAGTCAGCAATTGGAACGACTGGCGCTGGCAAATAAAAAACAGCATCACCAGACCAGAACAATTATCAAAATTATTGAGAGACTTTGACCCTCACGGCGCCGGTCAGACGCTTACGCGACTGCTTCCTCTGAGGATCACCCCTTATTATGCAGGGCTAATCTGGGAATCAACACCTGACAATCCATTAAGAAAATCTATCGTTCCGTCAGCATCAGAGCTGGTATTAAGCGAAGGTGAATCAGCCGACCCGTTGCATGAGGAAAACGATAGTCCAATCCCCAACCTCGTGCATCGTTACCCCGACAGGGTGCTGTTTCTCTCTACGGGTTTTTGTTCGGCTTATTGCCGTTACTGTACCCGCACACACATGGTATCTAAAAAGGACAAGTGCCATACCGGTGTGAAAGCATGGGAACCGGGATTGAAATACATTGCTGATCATCCCGAAATCAGGGACGTGCTGATCTCAGGCGGCGACCCACTCACTATGCCCGATTCTCATATCAAATACCTGCTGATGCGGCTGAGGGCTATACCCCATGTCGAAATGATCCGCATCGGGACAAAAGTGCCGGTTGTTTTGCCCATGCGAATCACCAAAGCATTTGTCGCCATGTTGCGCAAGTTTCATCCCCTTTACATCAGCATCCATTTTACTCACCCCACAGAACTGACTCCTGAAACGGCACTTGCCTGCCAAAGACTTGCCGATGCAGGAATACCACTCGGCAGCCAGACCGTTCTACTAAAAGACATCAACGACAATGTGGATACGATGAAAAGTTTGATGCAGGGGCTGCTGAAAATCAGGGTAAGACCTTATTATCTCTACCAATGCGACCCGATACAAGGCTCACAGCACTTTAGAACACCTGTGGAGAAAGGGCTGGAAATTATTCGCGGGCTCAGGGGCTACACCTCTGGTTATGCCATTCCTCATTATGTAATTGATGCCCCCGGGGGTGGTGGAAAAATCCCACTCTTGCCTGATTATTTCCAGGGTTACAATGAGCATGACGATGTTGTGCTGAAAAATTACCAGGGGAAAACGTTCATTTACCCCGATGCCCATTAATCGCTTCAGATGAAAATCGGACTAACTTACGACCTTAAAAACGTTTACCTCGAAAACGGGTATGCTGAAGATGAAGTAGCGGAATTTGACTCAGAAGAGACCATTGAGGGGCTCGAAAAAGCATTGCATGAATTGGGTCACTCCACCGAACGCATCGGACATATTAAGCAATTGACGGAAGCCCTGGTCAACGGCGCCCGATGGGACCTTGTTTTCAACATTTGCGAAGGATTGCATGGCATTGGCCGGGAAGCACAGGTGCCGGCTTTACTTGACGCCTATGGTGTTCCCTTTACCTTTTCAGATCCGCTGGTGTTATCGCTTACGCTCCATAAGGGAATGACCAAACGGGTAATTCGTGATGCAGGGATTCCAACGGCCCCTTTTCATTTAATCGAAAACGTAGACGAAATAGCCAACTGTCCCCTCCCTTTTCCTGTGTTCATCAAACCTGTTGCTGAAGGTTCTGGCAAAGGAATCAGCGCCAAATCTGTTGTTTACGATTCAGAAACATTCGTCCATGAAAGCAAAGCGCTGCTTATGACTTATCGCCAGCCAGTGTTGGTTGAGAAATTACTGACCGGTCGCGAATTCACTGTTGGCATTTTAGGAACCGGAAAAAAGGCCAGGATTGCCGGGGTAATGGAAGTAACGATCAGAAAGGAAGCTGAGGAACAGACCTATTCGCGGTTTATCAAGGAAAATTATCATGGACGGGTTGATTACCAACTGGTTGAAGGTGAAACAAGATCCGTTTGTGAGCGGGTGAGCCTCGATGCCTGGCGGGTATTAGGATGCCGCGATGCCGGCAGGATCGACCTGAAAATGGATGAAAACGGCATCCCTAATTTCATCGAAATCAATCCGCTTGCAGGAATCAACCATATCCATTCCGACCTCCCCATCATGATGTACATGCAAGGCTGGAGTTTTAAACAACTGGTCGGAGAAATCATTCAGTCGGCATCCGAACGAATTCATTCAAAAGATAAAAAATGAAAGTTGTCATCACCTATAACAAACCCGGCGAAAACGCACTCGAGGACGAGCTCGATATTCTCCATGAAGTCAGTCTCGTTTCCGGTTGCCTTCTGGAGCTGGGTCATCAACCCGTGGAGCTGCCCATGACGCTCAACCTGGGTGAAGCCTATAACTTTTTAAAAAACGAACAGCCCGACCTGGTGTTCAACCTCGCCGAATCGCTCGAAAACCACGGCGCCATTGTTTATTTTGTCCCTGCTTTGCTTGATGTGCTGCAACTTCCTTACACCGGGACTCCAACAGTTCCTATGTTCCTGACTGCGGGAAAAACCCTTACCAAGCAGATCCTGCTTGATACCGGACTACCTGCACCGGGAAGTTATCAACCATCGGAAGCTTCAACGCTTCCTGACGGGAAATTTATCCTGAAACCTTTGTGGGAAGAAGGATCGCTTGGCCTCGACGAAGATTCGGTGTTTGACATCCCCTGTGCTGATATTTCAGAAATTTTAAAACTACCCGAAGACAAATATTTCATCGAACCCTTTATTGATGGACGCGAGTTCAATGTTTCGATGCTTGCCGGTGATTATGAACCCCAGGTGCTTGCTGTGGCTGAAATCCGTTTCATCGACTATCCTGCCGGTAAACCCAAAGTGTTGGGCTATAAAGCCAAATGGAATGAAGACAGCTTTGAATACCTCAACACCGTGCGGACCTATGACCTGGGTGAGGGGGGATCAGCACTTTATGCCAGGCTGGCTGATATATCGGTAAAATGTTGGAAAGCATTAGGATTGAGAGGTTATGCGAGGGTCGATTTCAGGATGGATACACAGGGCAATCCCTTTATCCTCGAAGTGAATGCTAACCCCTGCATCACCCCCGGAAGCGGTTTTTACGCTGCCTGTGAGCAAGCCGGAATTACCTTTACACAAGCTGTTGAAAGAATTATAAAAGACGCCCTGAAAAGATGAAATCAAACCAAAAAATACATTTCCGCTACGAAATCAAAAACTCCGATCCGGCAACGATTGAGGAAATCGTCAGGTCAACAGGTTTTTTTTACGAACACGAAATACCTGTCGCCTGCGAACTGGCCGAAGAACGCATTGCCAAAGGGATTGAAAGTGGCTATCTGTTCGTTTTTGCCGAAATTGACGAAAAAGTGGTCTCTTACGCCTGCTACGGTTTAACCCCCTGCACGGTTGGCACTTATGATCTGTACTGGATCGTAACCCACAACGATTATCGCGGGAAAGGGGCCGGAGTCAGCGTGCTCAATGAAACGTTGCAACAGGTCAGGTTGTTAAATGGCCGAATGCTCATCGCCGAGACCTCTACCAAGGAGCAATACCAGCCGACAAGGGCGTTTTACGAAAAAAATGGTTTCGTTTGCGAAGCCCGGATCACCGATTTTTATGCCCCCGGAGATGGTAAGGCGGTGTATGTTTACAGACTGTGAAAACCCTAACCTGCCAGGTTGAATTTGGCCTTTGCGTTGGCGACCTGTGTGGTTTAAAAAGTACTTTGAGTTAAAATTCATTGGGTTGGGAAAATTGAAGAATTGTAAACCAGGCAGCCTGACAATGGCGAGGTTCAACCTATTGTCAGGATATCAGGATATAGTTGTATGCAGAGCAAAAATGTTCCAAAACAAATTAAAACAATGGACGATCTGGAAAAAAGCGTAGTTGAATCCCTTGATGGAGCGGCCAATCCCCGGCTTTATCCTTACCTGCCTTATATTTTGCAGGATGTTTGGGAATTGGGAACCGATCCCGGGATAGTCTTTGAACTTGTTCAACAACACATTCAGATAACACCGCTCAAAGTGCTTGACTTAGGCTGTGGAAAAGGGGCTGTCTCCATCAGGCTTGCCGAAGCGCTTGACTGTTCTGTGCTTGGAATTGACGGCCTGCCTGAATTCGTAAGCGATGCGCAAAAATACGCCAGCAAACAAAATGTCACTGATAAATGCCGGTTTGAAACAGGTGATGCCCGCATCAAAGTGCTTGATTTGAAAGATTTTGACCTGGCCATCCTGGGAGCTGTCGGCCAGCTTTTTGGAGATATCCACCAAACCCTTACGATAGTTGGGAGAACAATAAAACGTGACGGTTACATCATTCTTGACGATGGCTGGATCCCCAACGAATCATCAACAGAGTACAACCGGTGCCTGCGCAAATCTGAATTTTATCGTCAGATAAAAACTGCAGGTTTTGAAATTGTTGAGGAAAGGGGATTTGATCAGGGATTTATCGATGAGGCCAATCGTAGTATTTTCGAGGCCATAAAAAAAAGAATTGATGAGCTGATTCAAAGAGAGCCGGTAAAAAGAACTATTTTTGAGCATTATCTTGAAGTACAAAAACATGAAAATCAAATGATGGCCACCGAAGTGATTTGCGCATTGTGGTTACTAAAAAAGATGGATGAACCAAACCTTACGGGGTTTTTAAAGGAATAAAAATGAAACAATGGTACGAGTCTTTATTTGAAAATTATGGCCGCAAGTACGACCAGGAGTGTTTTGTTCAGGGAACAACCGGGGAATGCGATTTCGTAGAGAAGGAAATCAATTTTGACAGAAGTATCAACATCCTCGACATCGGTTGTGGAACCGGGCGACATGCCATCGAGCTGACAAAGCGCGGTTACAAAGTAACAGGCATCGACCTGTCGGAATCGCAGTTGAGCAGAGCAAAAGAGAAAGCCATAGCAGAAAATCTGCACATCACTTTTTTGCAGCATGATGCCCGGAATTTACCTTTTACAGAGGAATTTGACCTGGCCATCATGCTTTGTG contains these protein-coding regions:
- the gap gene encoding type I glyceraldehyde-3-phosphate dehydrogenase — protein: MKIGINGFGRIGRNVLKLALERDNMEIVGINDLTSTKVLAHLLKYDSTQGKFNGKVEFDENNIILNGKKVPVFAERMPINIPWSVTPDVVIEGTGVFRSRESNKGGYGDHLKNGAKKVILCVPSKDQIDATIVLGVNDSDLKDSHQCISNASCTTNCMAPVAKVLHDRFGIENGFMTTIHAYTNDQVILDGPHSDLRRARSAALSQIPTTTGAAKAVGKVIPELNGKLDGLAIRVPTPTGSLVDLVLNLKVEATKQEINAAIKEAAEGPMKGILEYTEDEIVSVDIIHNPHSSIFDASSTMVNGKTVKVLAWYDNEWGYSARVVDLVNKLF
- a CDS encoding sulfatase-like hydrolase/transferase, giving the protein MKSRLIYLLRYCIFWMGFFSFTRLSFLIYHHQMASSFLMKEWCGIFFNGLWMDASVTGYILLLSSLVTGVFYFSPPITRIVFKWLTLIMLFVLVFITVTDLELYRHWSFRIDATPLFYLETPAEAMASQNVSTTIFLILMGTLLFAGFYWLFRMLVQKIEFKPVKFYQTLVFLLISGVAIIPIRGGFGIAPMNPAKVYFSHHVFSNHAALNPAWNFFYGLLNAGDSNKKYPDIIPHETAVKTFGLMMEEKSRAPLILNCEHPNIVLILLEGFTSKIIERAGGVPNAAPGFNLLANDGLFFSNMYASGDRSNKGLVAILSGFPAQSHQAIIKNTVKVSKLPTLTNSLAELGYHSAFYYGGDPSFSNMQAYLTNSGFQRMVTEKDFTGSEIKSKWGVHDEYVFSRLLEEMDTARAPFFKMIFTLSSHEPFDIPEDFDYPVKTEEEKFIKSIQYTDHWLVWFFENVKQKPVYQNTLFVLIADHGHRYPGNSLYFSPQKYSIPMLWIGGVLEKTGTIDQIGSQTDLPQTLLYQLSTDAQEFRFSRNLLGSYDTPFAYYAFNDGFGFITPEGTFIWDHVGKQLMTLPSGDFTEKQAFSFFAVYQKYFLGL
- a CDS encoding response regulator transcription factor, producing MQKDKITAIIIDDEELARKVILKYMEKHPEIRVVEECENGFAGLKSINELKPDLVFLDIQMPKINGFELLEVLDNPPVIIFSTAHDEFALKAFEHSAVDYMLKPYSQKRFDEAIARALQRLNAGKHDSGELDLLKNELDSGHEMLNRVVVKSGSKLDVIPVEEIILLEAADDYVEIHTARARYLKQKPLTYFENHLPDNHFIRVHRSFIVAIDQIASIEPYSKENYMLILKNNREINVSKSGLKKLKEKLGI
- a CDS encoding histidine kinase; amino-acid sequence: MLNPIITQRRHFIVYLLSFAIIFLFHFIILTFFFGYPMGVAFADAAVYTVLMFFLGIGTWYIVQHLTLSEQKYHLVLADHLVAGAVVVLLWLFGGYFVLSTIFQNKAGYIDFLNQTIPWRFVYGFLLYAVIVMVYYLISYYRDYHEKLMQENQLKQAIQESELNLLKSQINPHFLFNSLNSINALMITDTDKAREMIVELSEFLRYTVRGNENEQISLREELENIDRYLGIEKIRFGNRLVIEKELEEVCLDRKIPNMILQPLYENAIKHGLNESTDQVTVTTTCRAENEWLRISISNNFTPGSISKKGKGIGIANVQKRLMLHFHRTDLVNIEKTGNYFTIHLTIPVLT
- a CDS encoding alpha-L-fucosidase — translated: MKNCCFSSKKKTWLLFFGIFFLSVTCRPQSPSTERMQWFADAKLGIFIHWGIYSVQGTSESWAFHNKRISHDDYLKQIGGFTASDYDPKAWAVLVRRSGARYAVITSKHHDGVALWDTKMNDLSIPRQSPARRDVLTPFIDELRKAGIKTGLYYSLIDWSYPDYPGFLRDSSRYDAKQDPARWNRFLSFYQGQMDELLQLINPDLWWFDGDWEHSAEEWQAEKLRKTILDHNPRAIINGRLQGFGDYETPEQNFPVSRPDFDYWELCMTTNDSWGWQPRDTAFKTPYEVISIFADAISHGGNLLLDIGPREDGFIPEEQVNILTELGNWTSKHEEAIFNTLAGVPLGHFYGPTTISKDSTSVFLFLAGNPIGQVVIKGLFNDIRNISVVGQDRPVDWKMVGKISWSAVPGLVYIDVPENFSDKYMTVLKVELDGPLRLYRGKGGLGL
- a CDS encoding KamA family radical SAM protein encodes the protein MSTLQELNSQDLIQRDLQDEDEPPSLHGLSTSSTDETVEEIPFLARSTDGIPPTSMRFLKAWFPEATVSNWNDWRWQIKNSITRPEQLSKLLRDFDPHGAGQTLTRLLPLRITPYYAGLIWESTPDNPLRKSIVPSASELVLSEGESADPLHEENDSPIPNLVHRYPDRVLFLSTGFCSAYCRYCTRTHMVSKKDKCHTGVKAWEPGLKYIADHPEIRDVLISGGDPLTMPDSHIKYLLMRLRAIPHVEMIRIGTKVPVVLPMRITKAFVAMLRKFHPLYISIHFTHPTELTPETALACQRLADAGIPLGSQTVLLKDINDNVDTMKSLMQGLLKIRVRPYYLYQCDPIQGSQHFRTPVEKGLEIIRGLRGYTSGYAIPHYVIDAPGGGGKIPLLPDYFQGYNEHDDVVLKNYQGKTFIYPDAH
- a CDS encoding ATP-grasp domain-containing protein; this encodes MKIGLTYDLKNVYLENGYAEDEVAEFDSEETIEGLEKALHELGHSTERIGHIKQLTEALVNGARWDLVFNICEGLHGIGREAQVPALLDAYGVPFTFSDPLVLSLTLHKGMTKRVIRDAGIPTAPFHLIENVDEIANCPLPFPVFIKPVAEGSGKGISAKSVVYDSETFVHESKALLMTYRQPVLVEKLLTGREFTVGILGTGKKARIAGVMEVTIRKEAEEQTYSRFIKENYHGRVDYQLVEGETRSVCERVSLDAWRVLGCRDAGRIDLKMDENGIPNFIEINPLAGINHIHSDLPIMMYMQGWSFKQLVGEIIQSASERIHSKDKK
- a CDS encoding ATP-grasp domain-containing protein, with the translated sequence MKVVITYNKPGENALEDELDILHEVSLVSGCLLELGHQPVELPMTLNLGEAYNFLKNEQPDLVFNLAESLENHGAIVYFVPALLDVLQLPYTGTPTVPMFLTAGKTLTKQILLDTGLPAPGSYQPSEASTLPDGKFILKPLWEEGSLGLDEDSVFDIPCADISEILKLPEDKYFIEPFIDGREFNVSMLAGDYEPQVLAVAEIRFIDYPAGKPKVLGYKAKWNEDSFEYLNTVRTYDLGEGGSALYARLADISVKCWKALGLRGYARVDFRMDTQGNPFILEVNANPCITPGSGFYAACEQAGITFTQAVERIIKDALKR